The Desulfococcus multivorans DNA window AAAGGAGGGCCTCTTCCAGGTCGGCGTATGTCAATGTCCGACGCGCAGGGGGCTATTTGACGACGCGCAGCACCCCATCGGTGTTCCGAAGGGCGCGCCGGAGCGCCCGGATGACAACCTTCGCGGGCGCTTCATCAGGGGTGTCCGAACGGGCCCTGCAGTCATCCATGAGCGACGGGTTGCCCTGCCGCAGCCGAAATTCGTTCTGGATGTAGACGCCGATGGAGGGCATCAAGGTATCGAGACGCTTCTCGTCCATGTTGGCGATACGGGTTCGATCCCGGAAACTCAGCGCCGACAGAAGCACCGCCACCGCCTCGTCGACGGTCTTGGGAATCCGGACGAATGCGTCCAGACGGACGTCCGCCCGCGTCGCGACGTCGCCGGGCCCCGACCGGTGATGCCGGGGGTCGATCATGAGCAGTTGATGGAGGGTCTCGAGAATGTCCGACGCTGTTCGATAGACCGCCGCGTCGGTCGTCTGGGACCCCGTGACGTTCAGCACGGCGATCCCCTTCTCCCGGATCCAGGCCTCGGCCTCCCGGGCCGCTTTGAAGGCCGGAATCCGATCCAGGTCCAGCACCTTTGCAGGCCGCCCGTATCGCTCCGCCAGCCGGAGATGGCGCGCGGCGCTTTCCGTCGCCGCCCCCCAGACGATGGCCAGCACACCGTCGGCGTTGGACACGTTCCGCGCCGCGGCCTGGTCGGCATCGGCGTCGATCAGCAGCGTCAACCGATAAGCCCTGACCAGAGCCTCGTCCTCCCCGTCGCGCCGCCGGGGCATCCACCCCCCGCAGTCGATCATGAATTTCTGGGCCGCGTCCAGTGCCGCGCGCTCCACCCCCGCCTCTCCGCCGGAAATCACCTTTCGAATCATACCGGATCGTCATCCCCCTGCATTGCCGGCCCCTCTTTTCGGAGCGGTCGCGGCCGTTGTCCCCATCCTTCCCATGCCCGCCTTTCCACATTACCGTCTCAATTTAAGATGATTCAATTACAAAATCAATATATTGTTTCAAGCGCCCGCCCCGGGAACGGGAAGCGGCGCCGACGGTCGGTTTTCGGACTCCGGTGTTGCAATATCCCCCGATCCGTTGTATCTGGTGGCGTTACGTTCCGGCATTCAACTCGACGTTCAGAAGCCGGTCGACATCGGGTAATGCAAGGCAATGCAGAGAACCGCCCCTTACGAATGCATCCGCATCGAGCCCTTTGACGATGAACATCCCGGGCGGTCAACAGCCGAGGATCGCAGGCAATGAAGGAGATTGACATGAACATAGACCACTCGTTGAAACTGTTTGAAGAAGCCCGGGAACTCATTCCCGGCGGGGTGAACAGCCCGGTCCGCGCTTGTCGGTCCGTGGGTTGCACCCCCCTGTTCATCGAACGGGCCCAGGGCAGCCGCATCTTCGACGTGGACGGCAACAGCTACATCGACTACGTGGGATCGTGGGGACCCATGATTCTGGGGCACCGTCATCCCGAAGTGATCAAGCTGATCGAGTTCGAACTGACCCAGGGCACCAGCTTCGGTGCGCCCACGGTGCTGGAACTCCGGCTGGCCGAAATGGTGAAAGACGCCGTGCCGTCCATCGAGATGGTCCGCATGGTCAACTCCGGCACCGAAGCCACCATGAGCGCCGTCCGTCTCGCCCGGGCCTTTACAGGACGGGACGCCGTCGTCAAATTCGACGGCTGCTACCACGGGCACGCCGACTCCCTTCTGGTGGCGGCCGGCTCCGGCGTCGCCACCCTGGGCATTCCCGGCAGCCCGGGGATCCCCCAGGCCTTCGTCGCCCAGACGATCTCCCTGCCCTACAACGACATCGACGCCGTGACCGCCTTGATGAACGCCCGGGGCGACGACATCGCCTGTATCATCGTGGAGCCGGTGGCCGGGAACATGGGGTGTGTACCCCCGGTGGACGGATTCCTCGAAACCCTCCGGAAGGAAACGGAGAAGCACGGGACCGTTCTGGTTTTCGACGAGGTCATGACGGGGTTCCGCGTGGCCTACGGCGGGGCACAGGCGCTTTACGGCATCACCCCGGATCTGACCTGTCTCGCCAAGATCATCGGCGGCGGCCTGCCCGTGGGCGCCTATGGCGGACGCCGGGATATCATGGAACAGGTGGCCCCCGCAGGCCCCATGTACCAGGCCGGCACCCTCTCCGGCAACCCCCTGGCCATGGCCGCCGGCGTGGCCACCCTCAAACAGCTCCAGGAACCGGGCTTCTACGACGCGCTGGATCAGAAATCCCGTCGGCTGGCCGTCGGGCTCGAAGGCGCCGCCGCTGTGGCCGGCATTCCGGTGACCTTCACCCGGGTGGGCTCCATGCTGGGCATGTTCTTCACCGACCGCCCGGTGACCCATTTCGAGGACGCCAAAACATCCGATCTCAAGATGTTCGCAGCCTACTATAACGCCATGCTCGAGCGGGGAATCTACCTGGCCCCGTCCCAGTTCGAGGCCGCCTTCGTCTCGGCGGCACACACCCGGGAGGATATCGACGAGACCGTCCGGGCGGCGGCCGAGGTGCTCAAGACCCTCGCCGCCGGATGTGAGTGCTAGGCCGCCTGGAAGAGCGCCAGGATCTCGGGAAGGATCTGCCCGCAGGTGCCGGTCACGGCGAACCCCCCCTGGCGGACGGCCAGGGCGGCGAAGGGGTTGCGGTCGGTGTTGACGTCGACGATGACCGCCTTGTAACGGCGGGAGACCTCCCAGGCCACCTTGTTGGGCAGGTTGGTGGTGCCGGAGGTGCCCGCGACGATGAGGAGATCCGTTTCCCGGGCGGCCGCGAGCGTTGTGGTCAACCGGTAGAACGGCTCGTCGTAGACCTCGTCGAACCAGAGTACGTGGGGTCTTAAAAGCCCTCCGCAGCGGGGGCAGCGGAGAAGTTCCGCCTCCCCGGAGGAAATCTCCCGGTCCCGGGGCCAATCGTCAAAGGCCGCCGGCACCGGCGTCAAAGCCGCAGAGCATGCCTCGGCGCAGCGCATCAGAAAGATGTTGCCGTGGATTTCGAAGGTCCGCTCCGGCGTGCTGCCGGCCCGCAGGTGGAGATTGTCGACATTCTGGGTGACCAGTCGGAAACGATCGCCGAAGAGGCGCTCCATCCCGGCCACCGCGCGATGCCCGGGGTTGGGCTCGGCGCGGGCGCAGACCGAACGGCGGTAAAGATACCAGTTCCAGACCGCCAGGGGTGCTTTCAGAAACATGCGTTGGGTCGCCATCTCCTGGGGACGGTAGGCCTCGGATCCGATGGTCCAGTAGCCTTCGGGACCCCGGAAGGTGGGAATGCCGCTTTCGGCCGAGATGCCCGCGCCGGTGAGGACGGTAATCCGCTGTTGAGAAGTGACGAATGCTTTCAAGAGGTTTTCGAGGGAGGTTTCCATGGAATGCGTCTCCGATGAGCGTGGTGTTGTCGTCTGCCGCCCGGCGCCGGGAGATGCTTCCCTGCGAAAGGCCGTTGCCAAATCCGATGCCTGCCGTTGACCCCGCGCGACCTTCCTTCAGCCGGCGGCGGTCGGGGAGGCAGGCCGCCCCCTGAC harbors:
- a CDS encoding putative Molybdenum cofactor carrier, with translation MIRKVISGGEAGVERAALDAAQKFMIDCGGWMPRRRDGEDEALVRAYRLTLLIDADADQAAARNVSNADGVLAIVWGAATESAARHLRLAERYGRPAKVLDLDRIPAFKAAREAEAWIREKGIAVLNVTGSQTTDAAVYRTASDILETLHQLLMIDPRHHRSGPGDVATRADVRLDAFVRIPKTVDEAVAVLLSALSFRDRTRIANMDEKRLDTLMPSIGVYIQNEFRLRQGNPSLMDDCRARSDTPDEAPAKVVIRALRRALRNTDGVLRVVK
- a CDS encoding SIR2 family NAD-dependent protein deacylase, with product METSLENLLKAFVTSQQRITVLTGAGISAESGIPTFRGPEGYWTIGSEAYRPQEMATQRMFLKAPLAVWNWYLYRRSVCARAEPNPGHRAVAGMERLFGDRFRLVTQNVDNLHLRAGSTPERTFEIHGNIFLMRCAEACSAALTPVPAAFDDWPRDREISSGEAELLRCPRCGGLLRPHVLWFDEVYDEPFYRLTTTLAAARETDLLIVAGTSGTTNLPNKVAWEVSRRYKAVIVDVNTDRNPFAALAVRQGGFAVTGTCGQILPEILALFQAA
- the hemL gene encoding glutamate-1-semialdehyde 2,1-aminomutase, which encodes MNIDHSLKLFEEARELIPGGVNSPVRACRSVGCTPLFIERAQGSRIFDVDGNSYIDYVGSWGPMILGHRHPEVIKLIEFELTQGTSFGAPTVLELRLAEMVKDAVPSIEMVRMVNSGTEATMSAVRLARAFTGRDAVVKFDGCYHGHADSLLVAAGSGVATLGIPGSPGIPQAFVAQTISLPYNDIDAVTALMNARGDDIACIIVEPVAGNMGCVPPVDGFLETLRKETEKHGTVLVFDEVMTGFRVAYGGAQALYGITPDLTCLAKIIGGGLPVGAYGGRRDIMEQVAPAGPMYQAGTLSGNPLAMAAGVATLKQLQEPGFYDALDQKSRRLAVGLEGAAAVAGIPVTFTRVGSMLGMFFTDRPVTHFEDAKTSDLKMFAAYYNAMLERGIYLAPSQFEAAFVSAAHTREDIDETVRAAAEVLKTLAAGCEC